In Papaver somniferum cultivar HN1 chromosome 9, ASM357369v1, whole genome shotgun sequence, the genomic stretch AATCCCCCAAGTATGATTCACGTGATTCTTCGTATGCAATTGTGCTTCATGCAACAGTCAATGCGGATTTTCTTGTTTGTTGAAGAGTCTCGGAACGTTCATAGGAACTGTATTTTTGTTTTACTGCTGATCATCAGGCAGGGACCTTGATAGTAATTCTGCAGCTGAGGTGCATCGTAGTTGGCTTTGCTCAAGGGTGATATTTTAATTGTGTGGTTATTCTCCAAGCCATGATTATTACACGATAGCATTAACATTGGCCTTGTGGCTCATTCTAGACAGTTTCCACGTCCTTCACGTTGCTATTAGTTTTAGCATGAATCTTTTCAGATGAATTCCAGTCCATAGGTATATGACCTCTCTTCCTACCAATGGGATCCATAGATAATTATTTCTCATCCACTGTGAATGTTCTTGATATCAGAAAGGATATTTGGGTATCAAATGGTAAACAAGCACTTAATTAACAAGCATTTATGCTCAATGAACAATTTTGAGTTATGAAGCATGTTTTAGATAACCCTATAATTTTAGAACATGTGGAgggttttgttagagcactgctcggttgaacccactagcgttggtatgtcaagttagttgtcaattttagttgccaaaatgcattcttgatttagcatactaaagatagttttggactagattaggtctaagaagttgaatcgaagctatccttaaaggatgaagattgaagactacaagaagacatcaacaagtacttcatcaacaaaggtatgtgaatgatttcatttggattctttttcaattctacctttctaatctatcaagataaatgctcactctatggaacaattccaatgacgttaaatgtacatttatgtatatatacttgaggttatttgattcatgaacttggagacaataacctttatccttataaagaatctcatgttatagtgaatgagcttacgaatccaacgagccaagaatcgctcaattccgagttataacgatgaagttatgagtgatttattaaagttcgttactaggaaacaatccatgggctgtttgtagtggttcatggacttgggcccaattcgtgactaaaagctatttttggtcaagttggtgatgtttccttgtctaggcaagatggctattattcCAAACGTATTTGATTaacatattaaagtgtttgtgataacttttaattcctgcctaagttaaaatgtgatttattcacataaataaatatttgataattaattatttatttaattatttatgcataatatttataacttaggaaagactcccataattaggagagtcttgaaaaaggaaaatacctttgcttagcttccaagctattgttcactataaataaagggttcgtgagtttacatgtTTTTTATTCCCTTTTGAAAAATTGgcataagctttgcaggttgtttccatgtcttctgttcttcgtgaacaagagtgggataaaagtctttgtattggggattacaaagccaagttggatttaatcttcgtgattgatcaaacaacttgtaatctaggtttttcacctcttgtctattctaaggttttatcttctgatataaaaccattcaagagttgttgatcataaaacctaggttttgatagatttcagtttccgatcgtatactaacacttgttagtcgaaatcggagactagaaagaaaaacttctattgaggcatctcgtaaaaatccttgagaagttttaaacaagatatctctagatttattctagttgttcttgttgtagaattattagggttttcttaacttggaaattgatctttggaatcacccaagtttacttacggaaatcaggttcacggactccttgtgtgtacgtatactgattgtaagttaaaaccctaatcacaagtttgttttgatattacttttaactAGTAATTgtctttatcaaaataaacacaagatttccaaaaccttgatttacatctaaagggaaatcaaaccggtgttttgtgcaaacaaaatatcaaatcgtatcaatcgtgttggtgtataTTCTAAAGAGAACaatgggttctgctagaagatttgtgtgaagagttcctaaagagaatcagtattctgctaggagttttacaagtgctgaagaacgtattacatctagtccgaataggtagtaggaaattggtataacagcttataatcagtgtgtgtttattttggactaggtcccggggtttttctgcttttgcggtttcctcgttaacaaaattctggtgtctgtgttatttcttttccgcattatattttatttatataatagaaatatcacaggttgtgcgttaagatcaatcagttcttgtatccggcctttgggttgttgagtgaattgattgacacttgaacattggtatttggtactgttcaaattaatcctcttatattcaatcgggctcgcaaattcctatttgttgattgcggattgaatcaagagatagagatataaaactcttcgatatactttttatagattgagtctaactgtctagttgattttcttgaaagtatattggagtttgtctattcagattgccaaacgaaatattgggtgtgattgttagacccccgctttttcaggttttcttttttttgcaatGGTAAAAAAATAAACTGCAGTGAAAATTTTAGCTCACACGGTCAACTTTGAGCTAGGTAGCTTATCTTTGGTCAGGAGTTAGTTGATGAGGCTAATTTTAGGTTAATGGGGCATATTTATGATCGCTACAGTAGATTACAATTTTGATTTTgcacatgttagagcattgctcggtcgaactcgcaagcgttgctatctcaagcttgtttgtcaaatttagttgtcaaaactatgtgtattgatttctagtctacttatagctaagtctcggatagttaagtgtagttgagctccagactccatggagatcatcttacgaagacaaagaactactcaaggaaccagtggaacttcatccgactaaaaggtatgtggaggcttgaacttatctatcactcaaaagtctatctactctatatcctactcttgagacaaaagtcgtataagtatgatagttttcatacatacacatttgttatttcgagccgagtttactcgcctatctttttctcgaaatatgtgttggtaatctttcgctttaagaAAGATATCTCAATCAATAAGGGGAATAATAAAGATCAAAAGAATCATAAAGATAAGTCTTGTTTAAAGTGCTACAGAAGTATTCATACTTCGAAAAATCTGATGAGAAGGTTAATGCGTTAACAAAGGCttggatggctactcttgactattGTCCAGAGGAAGAAGTCTGTGTAAGTTCCATTAACTTCTTTGCTGACAATCACGCGTGTCCTCCGAACAGTCCATTCCACTCCGAATTACTCAATCATGTTCCTTCAAAGAAAGAAAGCCTAATGAAAAGGATTGAATATTTGGAAGATCAACTGGTTgttctaagaaaataaaattgcAAACGCTCGCAATCATGATTCCGATAAGAAATACCATCCCTCGATTATTTCTTCTCACCAAACTACTCCTGACCCTATATCTAACGAAAAGGATGATATAGAAAACCACAAGATTGTTTCAAAAAACTTTGAAATCTTGTGTGAAAATCAGGATAATAATCTGAGCACAAAAAATCAAGACATTGTCTCCTCAGTTAAAACGTACTTGCCAAAGAGGAAAAAGAAGTCTTCCAATTGTATTATCAAAAGTACAAAAGAGACCTCTGAGGCCACTTGTAGCCTACGGAGATCAACCAATAGATCTCTCAAAACAGTTCTACGAAGAATGAGTAAAACTCTTAATTGTGTTCGCTCGAAGGCCGAATGGAATCAAGAAATATGTACATCCTTGAGATGGAGACCTCCCAATCCTATTTTGGATAGGAATGAGCTTATTCTGTAATAAGAGTAAAAGATGGTTCTTGTACCCTCATTTTTCAACAAGAACCATATCCTACAAAGAGGGTTGTATATTTTTACTTAGTCTGTTTCTCATCTCTGTTTGGATTGATTAAGACCTTTTTGGTAAGCGTTTATCCTATAAAACCGTTACCTCGTACCCTCCCTTGGTCTAGGGTTTTGATCAAAGATCTTCGTGGAATATCTTCTACATTTTCAGAAGAAGTCTTTTTTTATAGACTGAggatttgatttctctcttctatCATGTGTTCTTCCAGTCTCTCAAGCAAAGAGAGTGATATGTGGACTGTTCTGTTTCCATCTAAGAAGATTCGGTTCGACTCATATGATAATGAGTTGTGCTCCGACAAACGTGATGTTTCTTTTGATGGAAATTCGTCTATATCCCAGTTTGAGAAACTCTCTTTGACCATGAATCTTGTTTTGGAACAAGTAAGTGCTCTGAAAAACGAATTggttttatcttccaaaaaactggaagaaaagattgaaaaccttgaatcaaggattgatctGATTGAAGATGAGATTGacgaatatagggaatacgagaagaattaTGAAAgtaagtgaattttttttttctaggaaacttcttaagaaattttttatttttgttttgtttaagaaggataactagggtttggaatagccatcattgtgagtacacatagctatgtccaacgttttcatcttgtaatgtttttagatttatttatttaaattctaaagttgatttggaagattattttttcagtattaatctttatggttttatatattgcaatatgtcatgggatatgtgtgtttgcatccgtgaactattattgtctcatacgatgtcaaaagttatctctttcatatgtcgatatgcatgtattgatacaagatcgattaacttttgacaaacaaaagttaagcctattatgtcatttattgacggaagataggttaaaatcttttgtttacgaggattatgtctattatatgtcattgtgcaaatagtgatggaaaataaaatgaatccttgtctattccgtagtattgatcttctctgatccattttttatgtatatactgtgcggctccatgagtcttcttatgtgagcatttacaACTAGACCAATCAtggattcgtttgtggttaatttggtagtgtattccgattgaattaatcatgggtccttttgtgattagtttaattgagatttttggatacaaaatcattcttatgatttttggtgtccaaagaaatccttcttttctcgtaaaattaaggtcgcttttgttgttctttcgggaatgacatcaaatgggggagagttcttttgaacttgcgcttaatttccatatctttgtggagtgcatctgtggaatatttgaggagttatcttgtatctttagaaactccgtgatgaatgcatttaaatttggctttatgattgcatctaaaaaaagtttatatgtacttttatttggtcttgaagcgtctccatgaaaatttcattaggatcccgttttcgtacctttgccaattttattgacaaaaagggggagaattaatatgtagttcacactacaaatacatatggttttcggatcattatgtaagagggagcggttttcatgttgagatgaaagtattgactaagggggagtgatacatatcaccatagtattgttgtcaaagttgtgatacaattgaactttgatattgtgtaataattctatgacactgtataacaatgatcgagagcttttgttttctcattgttatggctacagatcttcaacaactatgatgttgaactgaacatctatggaatcatgggagtacttggaaaagacgaagttttcgagtaatgttgaagcaccaaggagatcaagcatgtggacgagaagctacaaagttttatctattttgtattccatatgtattgatagttttgtcactaaaattgacaaagggggagactgttagagcattgctcgatcgaactcgcaagcgttgctatctcaagcttgtttgtcaaatttagttgtcaaaacttttttttttttgctgaatcacattttttattgattgaaaaaCTAAAGAAACAGATTACAGGGCTGACCCAAAATGAACTTACAAACCCAAAAGACTAAAGAAGGAAAAGCAAAGACAATAATGCAGATGGCCCAAAATGATCCAAATACCTAAGAAAACTGTGCTTTATATCATTACAACCAGTTCCAAAGAGAGACACAGATCCTTCTTAAACTTTGAAAAAATTTCTCACCTGAGATTCATAAGGTTGCTGCCAACTAACTCCATTCAATCTATAACCACCTTCATGAACCAGCTGCATAATTCTGCATTTAAATCCATTCAGATTGGGTTTCTTCTCAACAAAAATTTTTGCATTTTTCTGAAACCACAATTCTCTCATGGTTGCACAAGCTGCAATCATCCAAACTTTCCTGACAAgaggactcttattctttgctgTTGTACAAACTTCATCAAATGATTTTGGATTTGCAAAACAAAAGACCCTGTTCAACCAGTCCCAAACTGCATTACTGAAAGCACATTCCCACAGAGTGTGATTCATGGTGTCTTGAGCTGCCAAACATATGCAACACATGGAAACCATTTCAAATCCATTCTTCCTCATTACCTCATCATCAACATATACTTCTTGCTGTATTTTCCAGATGTTACTGGCTATGCTAGGATGCAGAAAATTTTGTCGTACATACTTAGGCCATGGAAgtattgattctttatgacttatCTTCTCAACTGCAATATCAGTGTAGAAATTTCCATCATTACTAGCAGTCCACGCCATGTGATCAGTTCCATGCCTTATTACTGGCAAAGAATTCACTGGAATGATCTGTTGTAATTCAGTAGGAACACACCAATTTccttctaggatgaaatcatgtACTTTCATTCCAATGTGACTTTTCACATAGTCTACTATGTGTTAAAACtatgtgtcttgatttctagtctacttatagctaagtctcggactagaatagtgaagtgtaattgagctccagactccatggcgatcatcttacgaagacgaagaactactcaaggaaccagtggaacttcatccgactaaaaggtatgtggagacttgaacttatctatcactcaaaagtatatctactctatctcctactcttgagacaaaagtcgtataagtatgacagttttcatacatacacatttgttatttcgagccgagtttactcgcctatctttttctcgaaatatgtgttggtgagctttcgctttaaccatttttcatctttacccgtgacgaaagtcatgatgacgtttcaatcttgaaaatggctttgatgacgatagttgtgaataacgactattataacattatagaagaatgtttcaatgattgaaatgtagagttgagattaccatctatggatataagcatatatagtgcacattagtgtataaatccatgtaccggaaactaagtgtgtgcatatgtgtgcatacggtattggtgaaggagacaggttgggtacgcgtactggcggaaattttcctcccgaaaaattctgctgagtttggagttttcgaactcataaaccagtcaccttaggtacgcgtactggcggaacttttctacccgaaaaattctgctgagtttggaaaccaaaaaccaactcaaatccgggagctaaggtacgcgtacccaagctggtaatttttcaaatcggtagttcatgaacttaaaaaaataaattataaagaatgcaatctttgcaaaccgtggctatattgttcatgaattgattcaaatgaatcaaaccgattttgtttcaattgtgtctatgagtaaagacctaagcaattgaacaactcttcaactagttcttatgagtcatttgaactagttatgagaaagatgaatacggttaatatggaagtgctcatgtggctaaccattggttaactatttgtgaaccaactaagtgtacacgtttaggtacggttactcaaacctaaatgatatacatttcatttgtgtgtgacaagctaagttttgatctaacggttgaaagatattagcttgtatctaatcaggttttcatctaacgttgaatattgaatgctttgttactaagctaacatagattgcaaaccctgatttgaaaactatataagggagaactctagcaactggaaaaactaatccacacacctattgtgtgatactagttggttttgctagagtcgattctcctttaaccttaggtttcttctagagaccctgtaggttaacgacttaaagacttcattgggattgtgaagccatgcgaaactacttctcttgtagttgagcgatctgatcttgccaatttctatcgtacgagttcaattgaataattgacttgagattatatctccgatagggcaagataaaaagaaatcacaaacatcttcgtctcatagtttgtgattccacaatatcttgtttcgctaccatatgattaagattattgtgaggtgattgataatactaggctgttattcgggaatataagtccgggttatcaattagttcctgtccAACTTGATttttaaaagacggaacaaactcttaggtttatctgtgggagacagatttatctattatcgtagacttttctgcgtgatacagatttgtttattcaagtcttcgactttgggtcatagaaactcttagttgtgggtgagatcagctaagggaatcaagtgtgtagtatcctgctgggataagagacgtaaggagcgcaactgtaccttgaatcagtatgagattgattagggttcaactacagtccaggccgaagttagtttgtagtaggctagtgtctgtagcggcttaatacagtgtggtgttcaatctggactaggtcccggggtttttctgcatttttggtttcctcgttaacaaaacttctggtgtctgtgttatttctattcagcattatattttgttatataattgaaatatcacaggttgtgcgttgtatcgatcaattgtgaaatccaacctttggttgttgattgaaaattgattgatccttggatattggtctttggtaccatccaagtttatatctcttgtatttaataaagacttgcagatttctatttgcttgagtatagattaaatcaagagatcaagatattaactccttgatatactttttattaagattgagtcagactgtctagttgattatcttaaaagtatattagagttagtccatacagattattaACCGAaacattgggtgaggttgttagaccccccgcatttttagttggtattagagcaggcaaacacgtttaacacctcaaaagtctgtgtttgtagcgatctaactttatggacagaggtgctatctctattaacgtaccaccagtcttcgatggttcaaactacttatggtggaaaatcgctattcgagcttttcttcaatcgcgtgattttcaatcatgagtatatgttgttaatggttatgattCTCCCGCTGTGGCTATAGGTAAcgctactgttccaaagaatattggcgaatacgatgctgcagagatacttgctgcaaagcaaaactccgagggtttgaatgtcatcatacatgtcattacccctaATCTTTAGCACCATTTGTCTAATTGCactcagtctaaagatgcttcggatatcttagaaaccatattcgaaggaaatactcgtgaaaaggaagccaggcttgaAAACCTAaactccgattgggaaaacctttgtatggcatatgaagattcatttgatgagtttaatcacaaagtatctgaaattgttaatgcatcttttgcattgggtaagactattcctgaaaaggtcattgtgataaaaattctcagatcgctgccatctagatacgattctaagaagcatgccatcgatgagggaaataaccttgatactctctctagaaatactctggttgggaagtaaAAGATTTTTGCTCTTGAACTACAACAGTGAGAGAAACATCATTTGGTAGTAAACTTTGTTACCACAACTGATAAGAAGTCTCACTACCCAAAAGTGATTTAAAAAAATGAGAATAACTTTAATTCATCTCTTTGATTGTTCATACAACAGTTGAAAAAGACACTCAGACagggtaaaagaaagtctcataaGAAAGATATCTCAATCAATAAGGGGAATAATAAAGATCAAAAGAATCATAAAGATAAGTCTTGTTTAAAGTGCTACAGAAGGATTCATACTTCGAAAAATTCTGATAAGAAGGTTAATGCGTTAACAAAGGCttggatggctactcttgactattGTCTAGAGGAAGAAGTCAGTGTAAGTTCAATTAACTTTTTTGCTGACAATCATGTGTGTCCTCCAAACAGTCCAGTCCACTCTGAAATGCTCAATCATGTTCCTTCAAAGAAAGAAAGCCTAATGAAAAGGATTGAATATTTGGAAGATCAACTggttgttctaatacaagaaattgaaaacGCTCGCAATCGTGATTCCGATAAGAAATACCATTCCTCGATTATTTATTCTCACCAAACTACTCCTGACCCTATATCTAACGAAAAGGATGATATAGAAAACCACAAGATTGTTTCAAAAAACTTTGAAATCTTGTGTGAAAATCAGGATAATAATCTGAGAACAAAAAATCAAGACATTGTCTCCTCAGTTAAAACGTA encodes the following:
- the LOC113312483 gene encoding uncharacterized protein LOC113312483, with product MKVHDFILEGNWCVPTELQQIIPVNSLPVIRHGTDHMAWTASNDGNFYTDIAVEKISHKESILPWPKYVRQNFLHPSIASNIWKIQQEVYVDDEVMRKNGFEMVSMCCICLAAQDTMNHTLWECAFSNAVWDWLNRVFCFANPKSFDEVCTTAKNKSPLVRKVWMIAACATMRELWFQKNAKIFVEKKPNLNGFKCRIMQLVHEGGYRLNGVSWQQPYESQVRNFFKV